The stretch of DNA AAAGTAGAAGGCGAGCTTGGGTTCGGAGTAAGTGCGAAAGATGTTATTTTACACATCATTGCCAAACATGGTATTGCATTTGGAACGGGGCATGTTATTGAATATACAGGAGACGTAATTGGTCGTTTATCAATGGAAGAGCGGATGACGATTTGTAATATGTCGATTGAAGCTGGTGCTCGTGCGGGACTTATTAGCCCAGACGAAGTAACCTTTGAATATTTAAGAAATAGAAAATATAGTCCTAAAGGTGAAGAGTTTGAGAGAGCGGTAGATTATTGGAGAAGCCTTGCAACAGATGAAGGGGCTACATTTGATAAAACGATTGTTATAGACGGCTCGCAAATTGAACCTCACGTAACTTGGGGAACAAACCCAGGAATGGGAACGACTGTAACAGGTAAAGTACCTAATCCAAGCGCTTTAGAGAATAAAACTGAGAGTCAATCCATTCAAAGAGCTTTAGAGTATATGGGATTGGAACCAGATACACCGATTGAAGATATTGCGGTTGATTACGTATTTATCGGCTCTTGTACTAATTCTAGATTAAGTGATTTACGTGCCGCTGCTGAAGTGGTGAAAGGTAGAAAAGTAAAAGATAGTGTTACAGCGATCATTGTACCTGGCTCTCAAACGGTTAAAAAAGAAGCGGAAAAAGAAGGCTTAGATAAAATTTTTACAGAAGCTGGCTTCCAGTGGCGAGAGTCCGGATGTAGTATGTGTTTAGCGATGAATGACGATGTTGTACCAGCAGGTAAACGTTGTGCATCTACGTCAAATCGTAACTTTGAGGGAAGACAAGGAAATGGTGCAAGAACACATTTAGTTAGTCCGCAAATGGCGGCCGCTGCTGCCGTTACAGGGAAATTTAGTGATGTAAGAAAATTGGAGCCCGTTTTTCAATAAAGGAGGGTAATAATATTGGAACCTTTTCAAAAATATGACGGTATTGTTTGCCCTTTAGATCGGGCAAATGTTGATACAGACCAAATTATTCCGAAACAGTTTTTAAAGCGAATAGAACGACAAGGGTTTGGTCAGTTTTTATTTTACAACTGGCGCTTTCAGGACGACGGGACAACGAATGAACAATTCATTTTAAATCAACCACAATATAAAGACTCCTCTATATTAGTTGCTGGTGAAAACTTTGGCTGTGGATCGTCCCGTGAGCATGCACCGTGGTCATTATTAGACTACGGATTTAAAGTAGTAATTGCCACAAGCTTTGCAGATATTTTTTATAATAACTGTCTGAAGGTAGGTTTACTGCCGGTAAAACTTCAGCAGTCAGAAGTAGACACATTATTAGAAAATGCAAAACAACCAAACTACCGTCTTTTCGTTCATTTAGAAGAGCAGACGGTAACAGACGAGCAAGGTTTTAAAGCTAGCTTTTCTATTGATCCTTATCGAAAAGAAATGCTATTAAATGGTTGGGATGAAATTTCTTTAACATTACAATACGATGATCAAATTAAACGGTACGAAACAAGGGAGGAAGAACTGCGTTGGGAATTATCTCCAAGAACATGATGTAATTAACGCGATGGAAAATCTCCATCCATATATCCATCGAACACCTATTAAACAGTCCGCAACATTAAATAAACTAACAGGGGCTGACGTTTATTTAAAATTGGAAAACCTACAAAAAACAGGCTCCTTTAAATTAAGAGGTGCGTTAAATAAAATTATGAAACTGTCTGATTTTGAAGGCGCAAAAGGAATTGTTGCAGCATCAGCAGGAAATCATGCGCAAGGAGTTGCATTTGCAGCCTCCAAAAGAGGAATCCGTTCAAAAATTTATATGCCAGCCCAAACGCCAACCGCAAAGGCTATTGCAACACAATCTTACGGGGCGGAAATCGTACTAGGAGGCGAAACGTATCAAGAGGCTTTTGAAGCAGCGATGAACGAACGCCAGCAGAAAGGTGCAACGTTCGTTCACGCATTTGATGATCATGATGTAATAGCTGGGCAAGGAACAATCGGGTTAGAATTAATGCAACAGTATAATGATTTACAAGCACTTTTAGTTCCTGTAGGCGGAGGCGGCTTGATTGCTGGTGTTGCATTAGCAGTAAAAGGCTTTAATCCAAACATTAAAGTAATTGGTGTGCAAGCTTCTGGTGCGCCAGCTACATATAACCGTTTTACTGGAACAAGTAATTACAAGCTACAACATGTCCAGTCGATAGCCGACGGAATATTAGTAAAAGAGCCAGGTCAAGTAACCTATCCAATTATTCATCAACTAGTAGATGAAATGGTTACTGTTACAGATGAAGAAATTGCCTATGCTATTATGTTCATGCTAGAGCGCGAGAAGATGTTAGTAGAAGGAGCTGGGGCCGCTGCCCTCGCAGCACTCCTATGTAGAAAAGTTAACCTAGTAAATAAACGAGTAGGTACAATTATTAGCGGTGGAAATATGGACCTTTCCAACTTACCACTCTATAAAAAACTATCTAAAAACATAGAAGATGTTAGGAAAATTAGTTAAGTGAGATACAGGATGTGAAACGATATTTTCAGAGAAAACCGTTACTAAAACTAGTAACGGTTTTCTTTTTTTTAGTATAAACACCGTTACAACAAATCTATTAACAACATAAATTATTAGTATCTTTAATATAAGGAAGTGTTAATAGATGTTTGGTTTTTCTATGATCCAAATGGTAAGAAACAACGCACATAAATTAGATAAACAATTAAGAGAAGAATTCACTTCAATATACCGTCCATTCAAATATACCCCGTGTTTTTTGCATCGTACATTCGAGAGATTTCTTAGTAACTTCAAGCAATATCCTGTTATTATCTCCTTTCAACAATGTAAAAACAAAGAACTCCAACAAGAATATCAAACAGTGAATGAAGTATTGCATCGTCATTTGAGATGTCAAATCGGAAAACAATTTCCAAGTATCCAATCTTGTAGCGCAACTGTTACCGCTGTAGCATTAGAAGAAATACTTTCGAAATGCGCAAAAATAAAAAAAGTTTACTACAATCGAGAGGTTAAAGCTTTACTAGATGTTGCAACTCCCACTATAAATGCAACGAATATCGTTAGAAATCATACAGAGTTAACTGGTGAGGGCATAACGATAGCTGTAATAGATACAGGAGTTCATCCACATCCTGACTTACAAGGACGAATTAAAGGTTTTAGAGATTTCATTAATAACGAAGCGAATCCGTACGATGACAATGGACATGGTACCCACTGTGCGGGTGACGCAGCTGGAAACGGGTCGATGTCAGGTGGACAGTATAAAGGTCCAGCACCAAATGCATCCATTGTCGGTGTCAAAGTGTTAAATAAGCTCGGCTCAGGTTCTTTAGCGACAGTGATGGAAGGTGTACAATGGTGTATTGAGAACAAAGATGCGTTAGGAATTAATATTTTGTCCCTGTCGCTTGGAAGTACTGCGAGTAGTGCCTATCGAAATGAAAATGACGATCCAATGGTTCAAATCGTGGAAGCAGCGTGGGATGCAGGACTTGTTGTATGTGTGGCCGCTGGAAATGAAGGACCTGATCCTCAT from Sutcliffiella cohnii encodes:
- the leuC gene encoding 3-isopropylmalate dehydratase large subunit, with protein sequence MAAKTIIEKVWEKHTVQSEQGKPDLLYIDLHLVHEVTSPQAFEGLRLNGRKVRRPDLTYATMDHNVPTINKHVITDEIAKTQMSKLMENCQQFGIEIADIHHPDQGIVHVIGPELGLTQPGKTIVCGDSHTSTHGAFGALAFGIGTSEVEHVLATQTLWQARPKTLQIKVEGELGFGVSAKDVILHIIAKHGIAFGTGHVIEYTGDVIGRLSMEERMTICNMSIEAGARAGLISPDEVTFEYLRNRKYSPKGEEFERAVDYWRSLATDEGATFDKTIVIDGSQIEPHVTWGTNPGMGTTVTGKVPNPSALENKTESQSIQRALEYMGLEPDTPIEDIAVDYVFIGSCTNSRLSDLRAAAEVVKGRKVKDSVTAIIVPGSQTVKKEAEKEGLDKIFTEAGFQWRESGCSMCLAMNDDVVPAGKRCASTSNRNFEGRQGNGARTHLVSPQMAAAAAVTGKFSDVRKLEPVFQ
- the leuD gene encoding 3-isopropylmalate dehydratase small subunit, giving the protein MEPFQKYDGIVCPLDRANVDTDQIIPKQFLKRIERQGFGQFLFYNWRFQDDGTTNEQFILNQPQYKDSSILVAGENFGCGSSREHAPWSLLDYGFKVVIATSFADIFYNNCLKVGLLPVKLQQSEVDTLLENAKQPNYRLFVHLEEQTVTDEQGFKASFSIDPYRKEMLLNGWDEISLTLQYDDQIKRYETREEELRWELSPRT
- the ilvA gene encoding threonine ammonia-lyase, translated to MENLHPYIHRTPIKQSATLNKLTGADVYLKLENLQKTGSFKLRGALNKIMKLSDFEGAKGIVAASAGNHAQGVAFAASKRGIRSKIYMPAQTPTAKAIATQSYGAEIVLGGETYQEAFEAAMNERQQKGATFVHAFDDHDVIAGQGTIGLELMQQYNDLQALLVPVGGGGLIAGVALAVKGFNPNIKVIGVQASGAPATYNRFTGTSNYKLQHVQSIADGILVKEPGQVTYPIIHQLVDEMVTVTDEEIAYAIMFMLEREKMLVEGAGAAALAALLCRKVNLVNKRVGTIISGGNMDLSNLPLYKKLSKNIEDVRKIS
- a CDS encoding S8 family peptidase: MFGFSMIQMVRNNAHKLDKQLREEFTSIYRPFKYTPCFLHRTFERFLSNFKQYPVIISFQQCKNKELQQEYQTVNEVLHRHLRCQIGKQFPSIQSCSATVTAVALEEILSKCAKIKKVYYNREVKALLDVATPTINATNIVRNHTELTGEGITIAVIDTGVHPHPDLQGRIKGFRDFINNEANPYDDNGHGTHCAGDAAGNGSMSGGQYKGPAPNASIVGVKVLNKLGSGSLATVMEGVQWCIENKDALGINILSLSLGSTASSAYRNENDDPMVQIVEAAWDAGLVVCVAAGNEGPDPHTIASPGVSSKVITVGAMDDKNTPSRSDDEIASFSSRGPTIYGVKKPDVVAPGVNIISLRSPGSYIDKLQKNARVGEHYISLSGTSMATPICAGVVALLLQHNPNLTPYKVKKALMKNAIRWGDNDEYVYGAGYIDAERTIT